The DNA region CCTCGCTCACGGGGCCGTCCCACCGGGGGTCCTGTCGGGTCAGGCCAGGGCGCCGACGGCGGTCTTGACCTTGTCGCCGATCGCGGCCGGCATCGGGACGTAGCCCTTGTCGCCGATCGACTTCTGGGCGGCGTCGCTGATGGTGTAGTTGAAGAAGGACTTGAGGGTGTCCAGGGTCTCGGCCTTGTTGCCCTTGTCGCAGGCGATCTCGTAGGTCACCAGGACGATCGGGTAGGCGTTGTCGGCCTTGGTGCCGTAGTCCAGGGAGAGGGCGAGGTCGCCGTCGGTGCCGGACACGGTGGAGGAGGCGATGGTGTTCGCCGCGTTGGCGGCGGTCGCCTCGACCGGCTGAGCGGCGCCGGTGGCGATCTTGGCGCTCTTCAGGTTGTTGGTCTGGGCGTAGGACAGCTCGGCGTAGCCGATCGAGTTCTTGACCTGCTTGATCTGGGCGGAGACGCCGGCGCTGCCGTTCGCGGACTGGCCGCCCTTGCCCTTCCACGCCTTGCTCGGCTCGGCGCTCCAGGCGCCGCCGGAGGTCTTGGCGAAGTAGGAGGTCAGGTTGAAGGTGGTGCCGGAGTCGTCCGACCGGTGGAAGGTCTGGATCTCGGCGTCCGGCAGCTTGGCGCCCGGGTTCAGGGCGGCGATGGCCGGGTCGTTCCACTTGGTGATCTGCGAGTCGAAGATCTTGGCGGCGGTCGGGCCGTCCAGGACCAGGTTGTCGACGTTGTCGACGTTGTAGACCAGCGAGACCAGGCCGGCCACCATCGGCAGGTCGATCGCCTTGCCACCGGTGCAGACGGCCTTGGAGGCGTCGACGTCGGCGGCCTTCAGGGCGAAGTCGGAGCCGGCGAAGGCGACCTTGCCCTGGTTGAACTGCTGGACGCCGGCACCGGAGCCGCCGCCGCTGTAGTTGACCGTGGTGCCGGAGCAGGCGGCGCCGAAGTTGGTCTTCCACACGTCGATCGCCGGGGCCTGCGCGGTGGAACCGGCGCCGAGCAGCGTGCCGGCCTTGCCACAGTTGACCGCGGCACCGGCCGCGGAGGAGCCGCTGGAGCCGCCGGACGCCGTGGTGGTGTTGTTGTTGTCCGACCCGCAGGCCGCGAGCGACAGCGAGCTGACGAGCGCCATGGCACCGATGGCGAGGGCCTTGGAGCGGCCGTTCCGCTGGAGCTTCACAGGGGTGTCCCTTTCTGTGGCATTGCCCGTCGCGCGGGCCGTACGGATACGGCCGGGCGCGGGTTTTGCTGTGGTCCGGGGCCCGTTCGGCCCTCCGGTGGTCCCGAAGTTAGGCCGGGTAGGTGACGCGTCAGCCGGTCGCAAGTGAACGGGGAGTGAACCTCGAACGGATGACAGGAAACTACGTCACGTAGTAACGGTTGCGTCACGGCGAGGGCGCAGGGAGATCACTTCCGCCGTTCCTCCACCCGCGGCTCCTACCTCGTCCGTACGGGCTTCGCTCCCAGGATCACCAGCAGGGCGTCCACCAGCAACCGGTCGCGGTCGTGGGTCAGCCGCGCCCGGGCCTTGCCCGCCGGCAGCCACTCCAGCCGGTCGACCTCGCGGTTCGGCCGGAAGGCCCCGCCGGTCGGCACCGCCGCCCAGTACCGGACCTCCTTCGGACGGCCCTGCGCCAGGTAGTGCTGGGCGGGCAGCTCCGGGCCGAGCAGGCAGTGGAAGCCGGTCTCCTCCCGCACCTCGCGCAGCGCCGCCTCGACCACCCCCTCACCCGGGTCGAGCTTCCCCTTCGGCAGGCTCCAGTCGTCGTACTTCGGCCGGTGGATCACCGCGACCCGCGGCCGGCCCAGCCGGCCGCTCGGCTTCGGCTTCCCGGGCAGCCAGAGCACCGCGCCCGCCGCCAGCACCACCGGGGGACGGCCCGGGCCGGTGGCGGCCGGCCCGGTCGCGGCTGCGGCTGACCCGGTCGCGGTCGCGTCCGCTGCCGGCCCGGTGGTCAGGCGATCGTGCAATTCAGGCCGTCCGTGGTGCGGGGGAATGCCCCCAGCCCTCGGCAGGGGGAATCTCCAGCCAGCCGTCCAGGCCGGGCGGGAGTTCGGGCCACCGGCGGCCGAAGGCGTACCGTGCCGCCTCCACCTCCAGTCGCTGATCAGCATGCACCACGCCCAGCACGTAGGCGGTCGCGGGGGTGATCCGCGGGGTGCGCGCCGCGGTGGCCGCGGTGACCGCGGCGTCCGCCGCCTCCTGGTGCCGGCCCAGCACCGCGTCCAGCTCGTCCAGCTCGGAGGACGGGCGGCCGCACACCTCCAGCGCGTACCGGGCCCGCTTCACCAGGATCCGCAGCCGGGACCAGGGCGCGTCGTCGGCCGCCAGCGCGGTGTCGGCGTCCGCCGACCCGACCCGCGCGACGGGCCCCCGCTCCCCGGGGGCGGGCAGGGGAGAGGGCACCGCGCCCAGCCGGCGCAGCCCGTCCCCGCCGTACGGCGTCGCGGCCCGCTGCAGCGGCAACTGCTGGGCGCTCGTGGACAGCGCGGTGAACGCGGCCGCCGCCTGCGGCAGCAGCACCGCCGACGCCCGGCCGCCCGCCGCCTCCAGCAGCGGTGCCTCGCCGACCAGCAGGGTCATCCGGTCCGCCAGCGCGTGCAGCCGGGCCGAGCGGAGTTCCTGCAGCACGGTGGAGTGCGCCCTGGTCCGGGCCAGGGTCAGCTGCCGGTCCAGCAGCGCCCGCGCCTTGGGGGCGCCCGCGTGCCCGGCCAGCATGCCCGTCCCCTCCGGACCGGTGCCGCTCAGCGAGTCCACCGCGCCCAGCAACCGGGCCGAACGCCGGACGTAACCGGGCTCCAGCGCCAGCAGGTTGAGCAGCCAGCGCAGTTCGGTGCGCGACTCCTGCGCCCAGGTCTGCTCGAAGACGGCGCCGAAGGTGTGCAGCAGCCCGCCGATCCGGCGCACCGTCCGCAGCAGGTCGGCGGTGCCGCTCGACGGGACGGCGGCCGCTGAGCCCGGTCTGGCGCCGACCTCGCCCACCGCGAGCGGCAGGGCGCGCAGGAACGCCCCGGCCTGGGCGGTGAGATGGCGGGAAAGGATGTCCCCGGCGGTCGCTGTGGAGGCCGCCTGGGCCGTCATCGGCGCATCGGTCATGGCGTGGTTGATCCCCGTTCCCCCGGGGCCCTTCCCCGGGGCTGGTGGCCGACCGCCGGAGCGGGCGGGTCCCCTCGGGTCCCGGGGGCCCCGCCCGCTCCGGCGGCTCGCAGCAGTGGACGCGTCAACGCGGGGTGGCGGCCCGGCGGCGCTGGCGCGAGTCGATCAGCAGGTCCTGGAGGTGCCGCAACGGCCGGCCCTCGGAGTCCTGCGGGTGACGGGCCCAGACGCCGTCCGGCCCCAGGTGCCAGGACTCGGTCTCGTCCGACACCCCGAGGTCGATCAGCCCGGACAGCTCCGCGCGGTGCGCCGGAT from Kitasatospora cathayae includes:
- a CDS encoding CHAD domain-containing protein: MTDAPMTAQAASTATAGDILSRHLTAQAGAFLRALPLAVGEVGARPGSAAAVPSSGTADLLRTVRRIGGLLHTFGAVFEQTWAQESRTELRWLLNLLALEPGYVRRSARLLGAVDSLSGTGPEGTGMLAGHAGAPKARALLDRQLTLARTRAHSTVLQELRSARLHALADRMTLLVGEAPLLEAAGGRASAVLLPQAAAAFTALSTSAQQLPLQRAATPYGGDGLRRLGAVPSPLPAPGERGPVARVGSADADTALAADDAPWSRLRILVKRARYALEVCGRPSSELDELDAVLGRHQEAADAAVTAATAARTPRITPATAYVLGVVHADQRLEVEAARYAFGRRWPELPPGLDGWLEIPPAEGWGHSPAPRTA
- the pstS gene encoding phosphate ABC transporter substrate-binding protein PstS, which translates into the protein MKLQRNGRSKALAIGAMALVSSLSLAACGSDNNNTTTASGGSSGSSAAGAAVNCGKAGTLLGAGSTAQAPAIDVWKTNFGAACSGTTVNYSGGGSGAGVQQFNQGKVAFAGSDFALKAADVDASKAVCTGGKAIDLPMVAGLVSLVYNVDNVDNLVLDGPTAAKIFDSQITKWNDPAIAALNPGAKLPDAEIQTFHRSDDSGTTFNLTSYFAKTSGGAWSAEPSKAWKGKGGQSANGSAGVSAQIKQVKNSIGYAELSYAQTNNLKSAKIATGAAQPVEATAANAANTIASSTVSGTDGDLALSLDYGTKADNAYPIVLVTYEIACDKGNKAETLDTLKSFFNYTISDAAQKSIGDKGYVPMPAAIGDKVKTAVGALA
- a CDS encoding NUDIX hydrolase — protein: MVLAAGAVLWLPGKPKPSGRLGRPRVAVIHRPKYDDWSLPKGKLDPGEGVVEAALREVREETGFHCLLGPELPAQHYLAQGRPKEVRYWAAVPTGGAFRPNREVDRLEWLPAGKARARLTHDRDRLLVDALLVILGAKPVRTR